The DNA segment ATGTGTAATCGCAAGTCAGCTAGGCTGCCGTAGGCAGCCCGATGCGCCAACCAGGTTGCACAGAATACGCAGCCAGATTTAACTAGCAAGACCACCAGCAGCACAGTCGTCCACACCCACACCATCCGGGCGGTCAAATCATCGACGAAATACCGCGCCACTAGATGAATCACCACTATCGGCACCAGCAAATCTAAGGAGACCGACATCACGTTCATTATGTTCGCCAAGCGGCTTGAACGCTTCGTCTGCTTAACTAACTCTTTTTGCGTGTTCACTACTCAACCGCCAATAAAACAGAATTATCATTCGATTTTGAATGTAAAAAATAAACGCTACGTGTCGACCACTCTCTCATAGAGAGTTCACCCCTTCGTAGTAGCACTGCATAATGAGGTCAAGGAGTTTCATGGCTTGAGCCTCGTTCTCAAAATGACGGGCCACTTCCAACAAGCCTTCAACAAAGTTGTTGGCCAACACATGGGGCAAAAGTGCGGGCAAATTCTCAGCAGCGCACCTAGCCATCGACCGACCAATATGCGCCTCAACAGCGGAAATCAGCTTGCTTTTAGCCCCTTCATGGATGCTGCCTTGACTCTTGTCCATCAAGATGACGAAAGCCCGGTGATGGGTCAATAAAACCTGTAGATAACCGTGTGTCACTGCCAAATAACGCCCCAGAGGGTCAGCTGCATCTGCCTGTTCCTCCGCTATCGCAATCTGCTCAAAGTCAGTTGGAACGTCAGCGATCACTGCATCAAACAGCTCGCTCTTATTCTTGAAATACGAATATAACAAGCTGGTTGATACCTCTGCTTGGGCGGCAATATCAGCCATCCGCGCCTCGCGAAAACCCTTATCATAAAAGACGTGCATGGCAGCAACAAGCATGCGATCACGAATCTCCGGTTTCAAGACCTGAACCATAACAACCTTCTCAATAGCGAACCATCGTTCGTTATTGAAGTTAGTATTACCTAAACAATTTGTCAATTGTACGGACACTCCCACTGCCCCACCTCCTCGCTCCCACTTCACAGAGGTAAGAACACAAAAATTGATAATCCCCGTTAATCACGTATCTATCCTGTACACCAAAAGTTTTAGGGAATAACCGAAGTATCTCCGTAGGCACTCTTCGTGTGGGATAATCACTGCTATGAACACTGATAGTGAACCTTCTACTCTGCCGGTGTTCGGCGTCGGACCAGCTTATGTAGCAGGGATTTTCACCCTCACGATTCTGGCGGGACTTGCCACCTACCTTGGGTGGATAGCGAAGGCAGCCGTCACCCCACGTTGGTTGCGGATCGTATTCATCACCGCCGGAGTGCTGACTGCCATTGCAGGAATCACGATATGGTGCCTAGCCGTGATCGGCGCCCGGTCGGTAGAAAAAATAAAAAACAACCAGTTGATGACAGACGGCATCTACGCCTGGGTGCGACACCCTGTGTATGCAGCGTTCCTCTTCATCAATACAGGTATTCTCCTCACACTGGGGAACTACTGGCTGCTTATCCTTCCATTTGTCTACTGGATTTCGTTGAGTGTGTTGATGAAATACACGGAGGAACGGTGGCTCACTCGCCACTACGGACAGCGTTACCTCGACTACGCCCAACACGTCAACCGCGTCATCCCCTGGCCTCCTACCTAGCTCACTCAGACACAGAACGTAGGGTGGCTACCCGCTTTCCCCGTCGACCTACACGCATACCGGACTGACACCTAGCTTGATCCCAATTGCAGCCCAATTCGTGCCAAAATTGTGCCAAAATCGTGCCGCATTGTATGTTCCGTGCCAGAATTATGGCTCTACAACAGCTACATCCACTCGACATTTTCGAAGACGTTCGCTTCAAAAATACGCTTTGAACAGCGGTAATAAAGAAAGACCCCCTGGTCACATATGACCAGGGGTTTTCTCTTGTGGAGCTAAGGGGAATCGAACCCCTGACCTTCTCGATGCGAACGAGACGCGCTACCAACTGCGCTATAGCCCCAGACCTCCCCCACTGTACCAGCGAGGGAGGGAAGGTTAGAAATCACTAGCCGACATCCCGGTAGCCACCGCGGCGAGAGAGGTCAAAGCGAACAACATTGTCTGCTGCCTCACACGCATTCCAGTAGTCCACGCTGCGGCCACCGGTGTAGTCGCCCACGGCGTAGGGGTCGTCATACTGGTAGGCGGCCTCTGCCTCGTCGTACGCATAGTCCGGTTCGCGGCGGACAGCGGCGTCGGGGTAACGGGAGGCATTAATACGCACTCGGCCGAAGCGATCCCGCAGGTAGCCGCCATCATCGTAGGAGAACTCTGCCGCGTGGGCCGCCATGTACTCCTTCATGAACGGACGGGTCTCAAGATTGTCAAAGAGGGGGTCTCCATCATCCACATCAACCAGCGAGTACTGGCCGTGGAAACTTAGTGCGGGGGTTTCTTCTTCCTCCCGGTAGCCATATTCGGCCCGCTGTGCTCGCGCCCGGCGCATCTGGGTAAGGCGCCGCTGCCGGAGTTCCTTCTCCAGCCGGACTTGGCTACGGAGGGCGGCCAGGTAGAACGCAATAACACCGCACCAGGCTGCCGGGGCGATCCATACCAGGCCTCCCAGTACCGCTGCTGCCGCAATCATCGGGATAAGGAGAACGGCGAGCACAAGGAAGATAACTCGGCGTCGCTTGTAGCGTTTTTGCGCTGCAGCTTCCGCTGCTACGGGGTCATATCCGCCACGGCCGCGCCGGTGTTCTACCTCCGCGATGTCGTCGGCTGTCAGGGTAAGCTGTGGGGCAGGCTCAGGGATATTGCGGTCCTTCTTAGTGAAGCCGGAAATCTTGGCGGCGAGAGTGCCGCTGAGACACGAGACGGGAGATGTGCCGCTCGCAGCAGAGTCGACGTCATCACTGTTGTCGTCTGCAAATTCCGTTTCGGCAATGTCGGCGTCGAGGTCGTCCTCACGCTCGTCTGTGTAGTCGTCGACCACATCGTCTACACCGTCCTCGGTGTCCGCAATCTCCTTGATGGCTGCAGTTTCCTCGGTAGCTGTGCTGTCCGCAGCGTTCTCATCCTCTTCTGCATCGCCGTCAACAGGATCAGTGGCCACTGCGGCTTCAGACTGGGTCTCGTCCTCTTCAGCGTCAACAGAAGTATCGCTATCGGCGTTGGTATTCGCAGCGAGGTCAGTTTTCTCCGTGTCTGAGTTCTCCGTCTCCACAATCTTTGTTGCCGCAGCATCGGGGACAATTTCGGCGTCCATCACGGTGGTCGTATCGATCTCCGCTTCATAGTTGTCGAGGCTTTCCTGCAGAAGCTCCGGGGTGATGACGATTTCCTCGGTAGGCGCGTCCGATACGACAGCGTGCGCGTCCGGGCCAAAGATATCGTCGGCAAAGGGCAGTGTTGCTTGGATTACCTCAGGGGAGGTCTTAGCTGCCATCGTGCTGGTCCTTTCGGAGGACTCCACAGGGTCGTTGGTTGGGGTGGAATCGGCAGAGATTACGGCAGGGTCGACCGTTAGCCGCTTAGCGTGCTTCCGGGCACTGCGTCGACGTG comes from the Lawsonella clevelandensis genome and includes:
- the sepX gene encoding divisome protein SepX/GlpR is translated as MASSLLIILLVVVWLLVLLPMVVNTKEPIRRTSAAFSATRVLHRGDDRQLKPRRRITPRPIDDEETAAAQTLGPVEKTRRRSARKHAKRLTVDPAVISADSTPTNDPVESSERTSTMAAKTSPEVIQATLPFADDIFGPDAHAVVSDAPTEEIVITPELLQESLDNYEAEIDTTTVMDAEIVPDAAATKIVETENSDTEKTDLAANTNADSDTSVDAEEDETQSEAAVATDPVDGDAEEDENAADSTATEETAAIKEIADTEDGVDDVVDDYTDEREDDLDADIAETEFADDNSDDVDSAASGTSPVSCLSGTLAAKISGFTKKDRNIPEPAPQLTLTADDIAEVEHRRGRGGYDPVAAEAAAQKRYKRRRVIFLVLAVLLIPMIAAAAVLGGLVWIAPAAWCGVIAFYLAALRSQVRLEKELRQRRLTQMRRARAQRAEYGYREEEETPALSFHGQYSLVDVDDGDPLFDNLETRPFMKEYMAAHAAEFSYDDGGYLRDRFGRVRINASRYPDAAVRREPDYAYDEAEAAYQYDDPYAVGDYTGGRSVDYWNACEAADNVVRFDLSRRGGYRDVG
- a CDS encoding TetR/AcrR family transcriptional regulator, which encodes MGVSVQLTNCLGNTNFNNERWFAIEKVVMVQVLKPEIRDRMLVAAMHVFYDKGFREARMADIAAQAEVSTSLLYSYFKNKSELFDAVIADVPTDFEQIAIAEEQADAADPLGRYLAVTHGYLQVLLTHHRAFVILMDKSQGSIHEGAKSKLISAVEAHIGRSMARCAAENLPALLPHVLANNFVEGLLEVARHFENEAQAMKLLDLIMQCYYEGVNSL
- a CDS encoding methyltransferase family protein, with product MNTDSEPSTLPVFGVGPAYVAGIFTLTILAGLATYLGWIAKAAVTPRWLRIVFITAGVLTAIAGITIWCLAVIGARSVEKIKNNQLMTDGIYAWVRHPVYAAFLFINTGILLTLGNYWLLILPFVYWISLSVLMKYTEERWLTRHYGQRYLDYAQHVNRVIPWPPT